In one window of Microplitis demolitor isolate Queensland-Clemson2020A chromosome 4, iyMicDemo2.1a, whole genome shotgun sequence DNA:
- the LOC103568259 gene encoding amyloid-beta-like protein isoform X2, with product MSVRMINICLTAIIGLLVAQTQAVSERLELAPAGGRSEPQVATLCEASETYLAQHMGEQGRWVSSTDTKSCMTDKLEILEYCKKAYPKRDITNIVESSHYVRVGGWCKPGRTKCKLSRWVKPYRCLEGPFQSDALLVPEGCLFDHLHNHTKCWESHRWNSTAADTCRERNMNLRSFAMLLPCGISLFSGVEFVCCPKHLKDNVKPKKPIDLPVVKGTEDDLDEDEDDLDDDDDIDSDGDSDSEADNEDDDSDGDLEDVLSDQAYEDESDEAYLDDYDTTTASSKPSTTVSTTEKSKQEATAMPVPVSSSSQSPSQPQGTPDPYLTHFDPRSEHQSYKQAQMRLEEVHKEKVTKDWSDLEERYQDIRARDPVAADAFKRWMTARFQETVAALEASGAAEKHQLSAMHQQRVQEAVKQRNEEAMSCYTAALNETPPNMHRIQKCLQKLLRALHKDRHHTIAHYKHLLDSSLEQAQREKPATLEHLAEIDRITNQSLLMLERYPELSAKIGRLMDDYVLALRSKDETPGLLLAMTREAEAAILDKYQADVASKQQEKEHQKQLERERKEQRKVERGELRSEQEQHEDGDPVIEKKDIVQPPVEPQQQQQSQQQQQQQQQQSAAAAMHNEGIIRAAHSMTHDVSHSEPGYSVRREIYHRESRSVYFTLAFVGIALVGAALVAVAVFKRRSARSPHSQGFIEVDQAATPEERHVANMQINGYENPTYKYFEVKE from the exons ATGTCAGTAAGGATGATCAACATTTGTCTGACAGCGATTATCGGCCTCCTGGTGGCACAGACACAG GCCGTGTCAGAGAGACTAGAATTGGCGCCAGCCGGAGGAAGATCTGAGCCTCag GTTGCTACGCTTTGTGAAGCCAGTGAGACGTATCTTGCACAGCATATGGGCGAACAAGGACGATGGGTATCGTCAACGGACACAAAAAGCTGCATGACAGACAAACTGGAGATTCTCGAGTACTGCAagaag gcaTATCCGAAGAGAGACATAACGAATATTGTCGAGTCGTCTCACTATGTACGAGTTGGCGGTTGGTGTAAACCTGGACGAACTAAATGCAAACTGTCTCGATGGGTCAAGCCGTACAGATGCCTTG AGGGACCTTTCCAGAGTGACGCTCTTCTTGTACCAGAAGGATGTCTCTTTGATCACTTACACAATCACACCAAATGCTGGGAGTCTCACAG GTGGAACTCGACGGCAGCAGACACATGTCGAGAGAGAAACATGAATTTACGGAGTTTTGCGATGCTATTGCCTTGCGGAATATCTCTCTTCTCCGGTGTGGAGTTTGTGTGCTGTCCCAAACATCTGAAAG atAATGTTAAGCCAAAAAAACCAATTGATTTACCGGTTGTCAAAGGCACAGAGGATGACTTAGACGAAGACGAGGATGATTTagacgatgatgatgacatTGATAGTGATGGAGACAGCGACAGTGAGGCTGACAATGAGGACGATGACTCGGATGGTGATCTAGAGGACGTACTGAGCGATCAAGCGTATGAAGATGAGAGCGATGAGGCATATCTTGATGATTATGACACGACAACTGCAAGCAGTAAGCCCTCGACCACTGTATCAACAACGGAGAAAAGTAAACAAGAAGCTACTGCAATGCCTGTACCTGTTAGCTCAAGCTCTCAATCACCATCACAGCCCCAGGGGACACCTGATCCATATTTAACGCACTTTGATCCACGTTCCGAGCACCAGAGTTACAAACAAGCGCAAATGCGTCTCGAGGAAGTACACAAAGAAAAAGTTACAAAg GACTGGAGTGATCTCGAGGAAAGATATCAAGATATACGTGCTCGTGATCCAGTTGCTGCTGATGCATTTAAACGATGGATGACTGCTAGATTCCAGGAGACTGTTGCGGCTTTAGAAGCCAGTGGTGCTGCTGAGAAACATCAGTTAAGTGCAATGCATCAGCAACGAGTTCAA GAAGCTGTCAAACAGAGAAATGAAGAAGCTATGTCTTGTTACACTGCTGCGTTGAATGAAACACCAccaaat aTGCACCGAATTCAAAAATGCCTGCAAAAATTGCTACGTGCTCTTCATAAAGATCGACATCACACAATCGCTCACTACAAACATTTATTAGACAGTAGTCTGGAGCAAGCACAGCGTGAGAAACCAGCGACACTTGAACATTTAGCTGAAATTGACAGGATTACAAATCAAAGTCTCTTGATGTTGGAACG GTATCCAGAATTGAGTGCTAAAATTGGACGGCTGATGGATGATTATGTATTGGCCCTCAGGAGCAAAGACGAGACGCCGGGACTTCTTCTTGCTATGACGCGGGAAGCTGAGGCTGCTATTTTGGATAAATACCAAGCTGATGTAGCAAGCAAACAACAAg AAAAGGAACATCAAAAGCAGTTGGAGCGCGAACGTAAAGAGCAGCGTAAAGTAGAAAGAGGAGAGTTGCGTTCGGAGCAAGAACAACACGAGGATGGAGATCCTGTTATTGAGAAGAAAGATATAGTGCAGCCTCCAGTTGAGccacagcagcagcaacagtcacagcagcagcagcaacagcagcaacaacagtCAGCAGCTGCTGCAATGCACAACGAGGGTATTATCAGAGCTGCACACAGTATGACTCATGATGTTTCGCATTCAGAACCT GGATATTCTGTAAGGCGAGAGATTTATCACAGAGAAAGCCGTTCAGTTTACTTCACTTTAGCATTTGTTGGTATTGCACTGGTGGGTGCGGCACTTGTTGCCGTTGCAGTATTCAAAAGACGCAGTGCCAGAAGCCCACATAGTCAAGGATTTATAGAAGTTGATCAAGCGGCAACTCCCGAAGAACGACACGTCGCCAATATGCAAATAAACGGATATGAAAATCCTACTTACAAATATTTCGAAGTGAAAGAataa
- the LOC103568259 gene encoding amyloid-beta-like protein isoform X1, whose translation MSVRMINICLTAIIGLLVAQTQAVSERLELAPAGGRSEPQVATLCEASETYLAQHMGEQGRWVSSTDTKSCMTDKLEILEYCKKAYPKRDITNIVESSHYVRVGGWCKPGRTKCKLSRWVKPYRCLEGPFQSDALLVPEGCLFDHLHNHTKCWESHRWNSTAADTCRERNMNLRSFAMLLPCGISLFSGVEFVCCPKHLKDNVKPKKPIDLPVVKGTEDDLDEDEDDLDDDDDIDSDGDSDSEADNEDDDSDGDLEDVLSDQAYEDESDEAYLDDYDTTTASSKPSTTVSTTEKSKQEATAMPVPVSSSSQSPSQPQGTPDPYLTHFDPRSEHQSYKQAQMRLEEVHKEKVTKVMKDWSDLEERYQDIRARDPVAADAFKRWMTARFQETVAALEASGAAEKHQLSAMHQQRVQEAVKQRNEEAMSCYTAALNETPPNMHRIQKCLQKLLRALHKDRHHTIAHYKHLLDSSLEQAQREKPATLEHLAEIDRITNQSLLMLERYPELSAKIGRLMDDYVLALRSKDETPGLLLAMTREAEAAILDKYQADVASKQQEKEHQKQLERERKEQRKVERGELRSEQEQHEDGDPVIEKKDIVQPPVEPQQQQQSQQQQQQQQQQSAAAAMHNEGIIRAAHSMTHDVSHSEPGYSVRREIYHRESRSVYFTLAFVGIALVGAALVAVAVFKRRSARSPHSQGFIEVDQAATPEERHVANMQINGYENPTYKYFEVKE comes from the exons ATGTCAGTAAGGATGATCAACATTTGTCTGACAGCGATTATCGGCCTCCTGGTGGCACAGACACAG GCCGTGTCAGAGAGACTAGAATTGGCGCCAGCCGGAGGAAGATCTGAGCCTCag GTTGCTACGCTTTGTGAAGCCAGTGAGACGTATCTTGCACAGCATATGGGCGAACAAGGACGATGGGTATCGTCAACGGACACAAAAAGCTGCATGACAGACAAACTGGAGATTCTCGAGTACTGCAagaag gcaTATCCGAAGAGAGACATAACGAATATTGTCGAGTCGTCTCACTATGTACGAGTTGGCGGTTGGTGTAAACCTGGACGAACTAAATGCAAACTGTCTCGATGGGTCAAGCCGTACAGATGCCTTG AGGGACCTTTCCAGAGTGACGCTCTTCTTGTACCAGAAGGATGTCTCTTTGATCACTTACACAATCACACCAAATGCTGGGAGTCTCACAG GTGGAACTCGACGGCAGCAGACACATGTCGAGAGAGAAACATGAATTTACGGAGTTTTGCGATGCTATTGCCTTGCGGAATATCTCTCTTCTCCGGTGTGGAGTTTGTGTGCTGTCCCAAACATCTGAAAG atAATGTTAAGCCAAAAAAACCAATTGATTTACCGGTTGTCAAAGGCACAGAGGATGACTTAGACGAAGACGAGGATGATTTagacgatgatgatgacatTGATAGTGATGGAGACAGCGACAGTGAGGCTGACAATGAGGACGATGACTCGGATGGTGATCTAGAGGACGTACTGAGCGATCAAGCGTATGAAGATGAGAGCGATGAGGCATATCTTGATGATTATGACACGACAACTGCAAGCAGTAAGCCCTCGACCACTGTATCAACAACGGAGAAAAGTAAACAAGAAGCTACTGCAATGCCTGTACCTGTTAGCTCAAGCTCTCAATCACCATCACAGCCCCAGGGGACACCTGATCCATATTTAACGCACTTTGATCCACGTTCCGAGCACCAGAGTTACAAACAAGCGCAAATGCGTCTCGAGGAAGTACACAAAGAAAAAGTTACAAAg GTGATGAAGGACTGGAGTGATCTCGAGGAAAGATATCAAGATATACGTGCTCGTGATCCAGTTGCTGCTGATGCATTTAAACGATGGATGACTGCTAGATTCCAGGAGACTGTTGCGGCTTTAGAAGCCAGTGGTGCTGCTGAGAAACATCAGTTAAGTGCAATGCATCAGCAACGAGTTCAA GAAGCTGTCAAACAGAGAAATGAAGAAGCTATGTCTTGTTACACTGCTGCGTTGAATGAAACACCAccaaat aTGCACCGAATTCAAAAATGCCTGCAAAAATTGCTACGTGCTCTTCATAAAGATCGACATCACACAATCGCTCACTACAAACATTTATTAGACAGTAGTCTGGAGCAAGCACAGCGTGAGAAACCAGCGACACTTGAACATTTAGCTGAAATTGACAGGATTACAAATCAAAGTCTCTTGATGTTGGAACG GTATCCAGAATTGAGTGCTAAAATTGGACGGCTGATGGATGATTATGTATTGGCCCTCAGGAGCAAAGACGAGACGCCGGGACTTCTTCTTGCTATGACGCGGGAAGCTGAGGCTGCTATTTTGGATAAATACCAAGCTGATGTAGCAAGCAAACAACAAg AAAAGGAACATCAAAAGCAGTTGGAGCGCGAACGTAAAGAGCAGCGTAAAGTAGAAAGAGGAGAGTTGCGTTCGGAGCAAGAACAACACGAGGATGGAGATCCTGTTATTGAGAAGAAAGATATAGTGCAGCCTCCAGTTGAGccacagcagcagcaacagtcacagcagcagcagcaacagcagcaacaacagtCAGCAGCTGCTGCAATGCACAACGAGGGTATTATCAGAGCTGCACACAGTATGACTCATGATGTTTCGCATTCAGAACCT GGATATTCTGTAAGGCGAGAGATTTATCACAGAGAAAGCCGTTCAGTTTACTTCACTTTAGCATTTGTTGGTATTGCACTGGTGGGTGCGGCACTTGTTGCCGTTGCAGTATTCAAAAGACGCAGTGCCAGAAGCCCACATAGTCAAGGATTTATAGAAGTTGATCAAGCGGCAACTCCCGAAGAACGACACGTCGCCAATATGCAAATAAACGGATATGAAAATCCTACTTACAAATATTTCGAAGTGAAAGAataa
- the LOC103568259 gene encoding amyloid-beta-like protein isoform X3 → MGEQGRWVSSTDTKSCMTDKLEILEYCKKAYPKRDITNIVESSHYVRVGGWCKPGRTKCKLSRWVKPYRCLEGPFQSDALLVPEGCLFDHLHNHTKCWESHRWNSTAADTCRERNMNLRSFAMLLPCGISLFSGVEFVCCPKHLKDNVKPKKPIDLPVVKGTEDDLDEDEDDLDDDDDIDSDGDSDSEADNEDDDSDGDLEDVLSDQAYEDESDEAYLDDYDTTTASSKPSTTVSTTEKSKQEATAMPVPVSSSSQSPSQPQGTPDPYLTHFDPRSEHQSYKQAQMRLEEVHKEKVTKVMKDWSDLEERYQDIRARDPVAADAFKRWMTARFQETVAALEASGAAEKHQLSAMHQQRVQEAVKQRNEEAMSCYTAALNETPPNMHRIQKCLQKLLRALHKDRHHTIAHYKHLLDSSLEQAQREKPATLEHLAEIDRITNQSLLMLERYPELSAKIGRLMDDYVLALRSKDETPGLLLAMTREAEAAILDKYQADVASKQQEKEHQKQLERERKEQRKVERGELRSEQEQHEDGDPVIEKKDIVQPPVEPQQQQQSQQQQQQQQQQSAAAAMHNEGIIRAAHSMTHDVSHSEPGYSVRREIYHRESRSVYFTLAFVGIALVGAALVAVAVFKRRSARSPHSQGFIEVDQAATPEERHVANMQINGYENPTYKYFEVKE, encoded by the exons ATGGGCGAACAAGGACGATGGGTATCGTCAACGGACACAAAAAGCTGCATGACAGACAAACTGGAGATTCTCGAGTACTGCAagaag gcaTATCCGAAGAGAGACATAACGAATATTGTCGAGTCGTCTCACTATGTACGAGTTGGCGGTTGGTGTAAACCTGGACGAACTAAATGCAAACTGTCTCGATGGGTCAAGCCGTACAGATGCCTTG AGGGACCTTTCCAGAGTGACGCTCTTCTTGTACCAGAAGGATGTCTCTTTGATCACTTACACAATCACACCAAATGCTGGGAGTCTCACAG GTGGAACTCGACGGCAGCAGACACATGTCGAGAGAGAAACATGAATTTACGGAGTTTTGCGATGCTATTGCCTTGCGGAATATCTCTCTTCTCCGGTGTGGAGTTTGTGTGCTGTCCCAAACATCTGAAAG atAATGTTAAGCCAAAAAAACCAATTGATTTACCGGTTGTCAAAGGCACAGAGGATGACTTAGACGAAGACGAGGATGATTTagacgatgatgatgacatTGATAGTGATGGAGACAGCGACAGTGAGGCTGACAATGAGGACGATGACTCGGATGGTGATCTAGAGGACGTACTGAGCGATCAAGCGTATGAAGATGAGAGCGATGAGGCATATCTTGATGATTATGACACGACAACTGCAAGCAGTAAGCCCTCGACCACTGTATCAACAACGGAGAAAAGTAAACAAGAAGCTACTGCAATGCCTGTACCTGTTAGCTCAAGCTCTCAATCACCATCACAGCCCCAGGGGACACCTGATCCATATTTAACGCACTTTGATCCACGTTCCGAGCACCAGAGTTACAAACAAGCGCAAATGCGTCTCGAGGAAGTACACAAAGAAAAAGTTACAAAg GTGATGAAGGACTGGAGTGATCTCGAGGAAAGATATCAAGATATACGTGCTCGTGATCCAGTTGCTGCTGATGCATTTAAACGATGGATGACTGCTAGATTCCAGGAGACTGTTGCGGCTTTAGAAGCCAGTGGTGCTGCTGAGAAACATCAGTTAAGTGCAATGCATCAGCAACGAGTTCAA GAAGCTGTCAAACAGAGAAATGAAGAAGCTATGTCTTGTTACACTGCTGCGTTGAATGAAACACCAccaaat aTGCACCGAATTCAAAAATGCCTGCAAAAATTGCTACGTGCTCTTCATAAAGATCGACATCACACAATCGCTCACTACAAACATTTATTAGACAGTAGTCTGGAGCAAGCACAGCGTGAGAAACCAGCGACACTTGAACATTTAGCTGAAATTGACAGGATTACAAATCAAAGTCTCTTGATGTTGGAACG GTATCCAGAATTGAGTGCTAAAATTGGACGGCTGATGGATGATTATGTATTGGCCCTCAGGAGCAAAGACGAGACGCCGGGACTTCTTCTTGCTATGACGCGGGAAGCTGAGGCTGCTATTTTGGATAAATACCAAGCTGATGTAGCAAGCAAACAACAAg AAAAGGAACATCAAAAGCAGTTGGAGCGCGAACGTAAAGAGCAGCGTAAAGTAGAAAGAGGAGAGTTGCGTTCGGAGCAAGAACAACACGAGGATGGAGATCCTGTTATTGAGAAGAAAGATATAGTGCAGCCTCCAGTTGAGccacagcagcagcaacagtcacagcagcagcagcaacagcagcaacaacagtCAGCAGCTGCTGCAATGCACAACGAGGGTATTATCAGAGCTGCACACAGTATGACTCATGATGTTTCGCATTCAGAACCT GGATATTCTGTAAGGCGAGAGATTTATCACAGAGAAAGCCGTTCAGTTTACTTCACTTTAGCATTTGTTGGTATTGCACTGGTGGGTGCGGCACTTGTTGCCGTTGCAGTATTCAAAAGACGCAGTGCCAGAAGCCCACATAGTCAAGGATTTATAGAAGTTGATCAAGCGGCAACTCCCGAAGAACGACACGTCGCCAATATGCAAATAAACGGATATGAAAATCCTACTTACAAATATTTCGAAGTGAAAGAataa